Genomic DNA from Micromonospora sp. WMMD1120:
GCAGGCGCCGCCCCAGAAGGTGTTGGCCGGGGTGGAGCGCTTCAGCCACAGGGTGTAGACGAGGTCGTAGTAGGCGATCGCGGCCAGCGTCAGACCCGCGGCCAGCAGGTTCGTGAACGTCGCCATCAGGACGACCGACACCGCCGCCAACACCAGGCCGAAGACCAGAGCGCTGCGCGGTGACACGGTGTGCGCCGGCAGCGGGCGACGCTTGGTACGCCGCATCAGCTGGTCGATGTCCCGGTCGATGTAGCAGTTGAGCACGCTTGCCGCGCCGGCGGCGAGCGAGCCGCCGATGAGCACTATCGCCATCAGCCACAGCGACGGCAGCCCACCCTCGGCGAGCATCATCGCCGGAACGGTGGTGACCAGCAGAAGTTCGACGATCCGGGGCTTGGTGAGCGCCACGTACGCCGAGATGACCGCGCGTACGTCCCGCCGGGCCACCGGGCCCTCGGCCGCCCGCGCCGGATGCTGCCCGGCCGGGTTGCTCACGGGGCGCTCGGTGATCATGCTCACGGATTGCCACCTTCCGGCATCGCCATGGGGAGATCGGTTCGGCGGAGCCCGCTCGGGTCCGCACACCGACCCACACACTACGCGTCGTCGTTTTGGCTGCCCGGCCGACCCGACAACGGTGCGGGCCGTCACACCACCGGGTGCTGTCGCGCAGTCAGATCGTCACGTAGCGCACACCATGATGAGATCCCCGGGCGCACGTTTAGGCACGCTCGATAAGGTCATCGGTGAGGGTTCCGCCCATCTGCCGAGGAGCACAAACCATCGTGGCTGCCAAACGACCCGAGCACTCCGCACTGAACTGGTCCGACCTCGATCGCCGGGCTGTCGACAC
This window encodes:
- a CDS encoding heme o synthase; this encodes MSMITERPVSNPAGQHPARAAEGPVARRDVRAVISAYVALTKPRIVELLLVTTVPAMMLAEGGLPSLWLMAIVLIGGSLAAGAASVLNCYIDRDIDQLMRRTKRRPLPAHTVSPRSALVFGLVLAAVSVVLMATFTNLLAAGLTLAAIAYYDLVYTLWLKRSTPANTFWGGACGAAPVLIGWAAVTGSLAPAAWGLFAVVFFWQMPHFYPLAMKYKDDYARAGIPMLPVVASTRRVNAEILIFAWLTVLTSLAVWPLGLSAIYGVPTLVVGAIFIVEAHRLCRRATRGEAVKPMRLFHWSTTYLTIVFVAVALDALI